The Vespa velutina chromosome 22, iVesVel2.1, whole genome shotgun sequence genome includes a window with the following:
- the LOC124956444 gene encoding 116 kDa U5 small nuclear ribonucleoprotein component — MDADLYDEFGNYIGPDLASESEDEAEYGNVGDDAEDRERSDEEMEDDKDESRDNTEQGSSTAVVLHEDKRYYPSALEVYGPEVETLVQEEDAQPLDKPLIEPTRKPKFQIKQQQLPETTYSIEFLADMMDAPHLIRNVVLLGHLHHGKTTLVDCLIRQTHPYIHSVTDEKALRYTDTLFTEQQRGVSTKATPVTLLLQDVKSKSYLLNIFDTPGHVNFSDEATAAIRLSDGAILIVDAAEGVMLNTERLLKHALQEKLALTVCINKIDRLVLELKLPPLDAYYKLRHIIEEINGLIALYSDSENPAFVSPAIGNVCFASSEYNVCFTLKSFAALYAKSYPTLNTNEFSKRLWGDIYFNSKTRKFTKKPPHNTAQRSFIEFILEPLYKIFAQVVGDVDTTLPDVLSELGIRLTSEEMKMNIRPLLRLVCTRFLGDMCGLVDMCVMHVPSPQAHAPIKVQHVYTGPIDSPLAQDMVNCDPEGRLMIHSTKMYPTEDCTLFVVLGRVMSGTLEAGQRVRVLGEAYSRTDEEDSRVLTVGRLWISEARYSIELSRVPAGNWVLIEGIDRPIVKTSTITDLNNTDDLHIFRPLKFNTQSVIKIAVEPVNPSELPKMLDGLRKVNKSYPLLGTRVEESGEHVVLGTGELYLDCAMHDLRRMYSEIDIKVADPVVAFAETVVETSSLKCFAETPNKRNKLTMIAEPLERGLAEDIEAEHVKITWNKKKLGEFFQTKYDWDLLAARSIWAFGPDTTGPNILVDDTLPSEVDKTLLSSARDAIIQGFQWGTREGPLCEEPIRNVKFKILDAVIAQEPLHRGGGQIIPTARRVAYSAFLMATPRLMEPYFFVEVQAPADCVSAVYTVLAKRRGHVTQDAPVPGSPLYTIKAFIPAIDSFGFETDLRTHTQGQAFCLSVFHHWQIVPGDPLDKTITIRPLEPQPATHLAREFMLKTRRRKGLSEDVSINKFFDDPMLLELARQDVLLNYPL, encoded by the exons AGATGACGCAGAAGATAGAGAACGTTCTGACGAGGAGATGGAGGATGATAAAGATGAATCTAGAGATAATACGGAGCAAGGTTCATCCACAGCAGTTGTTTTACACGAAGACAAAAGATATTATCCTAGTGCGCTAGAAGTTTACGGTCCTgag gtCGAAACTCTTGTACAAGAAGAGGATGCGCAACCATTGGACAAGCCCTTAATAGAACCTACTAGGAAAcctaaatttcaaataaaacaacaacaacttcCAGAGACAACTTATAGCATTGAATTTTTAGCCGACATGATGGATGCACCTCATTTAATTAGGAACGTTGTGTTACTTGGACATTTACATCATGGAAAGACTACTTTGGTGGATTGTCTAATACGACAAACGCATCCTTATATACACAGTGTAACCGATGAAAAAGCTCTGAG GTATACGGATACTTTGTTCACGGAGCAACAACGTGGAGTATCCACAAAAGCGACACCTGTAACTTTACTGTTACAAGATGTAAAATCAAAGtcatatttgttaaatatatttgatactCCGGGTCACGTGAATTTTTCGGACGAAGCAACAGCCGCTATTCGTTTGTCAGATGGCGCAATACTTATCGTGGATGCGGCAGAGGGTGTAATGTTAAATACGGAACGTCTATTAAAACATGCACTTCAAGAAAAGTTAGCATTAACAGTAtgcattaataaaatagatcgTCTTGTTTTGGAATTGAAGTTACCACCTTTGGATGcgtattataaattacgaCATATCATTGAAGAGATTAATGGTTTAATAGCATTATATTCGGATTCAGAAAATCCGGCCTTTGTTTCACCAGCAATTGGAAATGTCTGTTTCGCCAGTTCCGAATATAATGTCTGTTTTACTCTTAAATCTTTTGCCGCGTTATATGCAAAGAGTTATCCAACTCTTAATACTAATGAATTTTCAAAGAGATTATGGGgtgatatatatttcaattcgaAAACGCGAAAGTTTACGAAAAAACCGCCGCACAATACGGCACAACGTAGTTTTATAGAATTCATATTGGAACctctttacaaaatatttgcaCAAGTTGTTGGAGATGTAGATACAACTTTGCCAGACG TTTTAAGCGAACTAGGAATTAGATTGACGtcggaagaaatgaaaatgaatattagaCCATTATTGCGTTTGGTTTGTACACGTTTCTTAGGAGATATGTGTGGTCTAGTCGATATGTGTGTTATGCATGTTCCTAGTCCGCAGGCACACGCACCTATAAAAGTTCAACACGTATATACTGGTCCTATAGATTCTCCTCTTGCACAAGATATGGTCAATTGTGATCCTGag ggAAGATTAATGATTCATAGTACAAAAATGTATCCAACCGAGGATTGCACGTTGTTCGTCGTTTTGGGAAGGGTAATGTCGGGAACACTTGAAGCAGGACAACGTGTACGTGTCTTAGGTGAAGCATATTCGCGAACGGACGAAGAAGATTCGCGTGTGCTTACAGTTGGTCGATTATGGATAAGCGAAGCACGTTATTCGATTGAATTGAGTCGTGTACCAGCAGGCAATTGGGTACTTATTGAAGGAATTGACAGGCCAATTGTAAAAACCAGTACAATTACCGATCTTAATAATACGGACGATTTACACATCTTCCGTccgttaaaatttaatacgcAAAGTGTTATTAAAATTGCCGTTGAACCGGTCAATCCGTCGGAATTACCTAAGATGTTAGACGGTTTgagaaaagttaataaaagtTATCCGTTATTGGGTACGCGAGTAGAGGAAAGCGGAGAGCATGTTGTATTGGGTACTGGCGAATTATATCTGGATTGTGCAATGCACGATCTACGTCGTATGTATTCTGAGATAGATATCAAGGTCGCAGATCCTGTGGTTGCTTTCGCTGAAACAGTAGTAGAAACCAGTTCTCTCAAATGTTTCGCCGAAACaccgaataaaagaaataaactgaCGATGATTGCAGAACCGCTTGAACGTGGTCTTGCGGAAGATATTGAAGCTGAACATGTAAAAATCACATGGAACAA aaaaaaattaggtgAATTTTTCCAAACTAAATACGACTGGGACTTATTGGCCGCACGAAGTATATGGGCCTTTGGACCAGACACAACGGGTCCTAATATTTTGGTGGACGATACTCTACCGTCCGAAGTCGATAAAACATTGTTGAGCAGTGCTCGTGACGCCATTATTCAAGGGTTTCAATGGGGTACGCGTGAAGGGCCACTTTGCGAAGAACCCATTCGAAATGTTAAATTCAAAATACTCGATGCTGTAATAGCCCAAGAACCATTACATAGAGGTG GTGGTCAAATTATTCCTACCGCAAGGAGAGTCGCTTATTCGGCCTTTTTAATGGCTACCCCGAGATTAATGGAGCCATATTTCTTCGTTGAAGTTCAAGCACCGGCTGATTGCGTGTCAGCTGTTTATACCGTTTTAGCTAAACGTCGTGGTCATGTCACTCAGGATGCACCTGTTCCAGGAAGTCCATTATATACTATCAAAGCTTTTATACCGGCCATCGATAGTTTCGGTTTCGAAACTGATCTACGAACGCATACGCAAGGTCAAGCATTTTGTTTGTCGGTCTTTCATCACTGGCAAATCGTACCTGGTGATCCACTTGACAAAACCATTACCATTAGACCATTGGAACCACAACCGGCGACGCATTTAGCCAGAGAATTTATGTTGAAAACGCGTAGACGTAAAGGACTATCCGAGGATGTCTCAATCAATAAATTCTTTGACGATCCTATGTTGTTGGAACTGGCCCGACAggatgtattattaaattatcccttgtaa